The following proteins are encoded in a genomic region of Diabrotica virgifera virgifera chromosome 1, PGI_DIABVI_V3a:
- the LOC126891718 gene encoding uncharacterized protein LOC126891718, with protein MTDENTLKTTKTSLKGQLTRFFNFIKDVESGKANKDQLECRLAVAKDLLSDFNSVMVQLMVLDLDETKNKSKEYEAELEEYEKKFFDCISKADILIKKQTFNQQADTINTSCSSQLQASQDIRLPCIDLPRFSGASENGGVESGSSWLEFYDGFTSLIGNDPNLSNIKKFYYLKSCLTDSAAAVISSLEVTNENYTIAWSILTDRFQNDKLIVHSHVRALFELSVIQKESPSQLRKLIDEWERNCGKIKVTKEYR; from the exons ATGACAGATGAAAATACCTTAAAAACCACTAAAACTTCCTTAAAAGGTCAGTTAacgagattttttaattttataaaagatGTAGAGTCAGGTAAAGCAAACAAAGATCAGTTAGAATGCAGACTAGCAGTAGCAAAAGATTTATTGTCAGACTTTAACTCGGTAATGGTTCAGCTTATGGTATTAGATTTAGATGAgacaaaaaataaaagtaaggAATATGAAGCTGAACTAGAAGAATATGAAAAGAAGTTTTTTGATTGTATATCAAAAGcggatattttaataaaaaaacagacaTTTAATCAACAAGCAGACACAATAAATACAAGTTGTAGTTCACAGTTACAAGCTTCACAAGACATAAGGTTACCTTGTATTGATCTTCCAAGGTTCAGTGGGGCCTCAGAAAATGGGGGTGTAGAAAGTGGGAGCTCATGGCTTGAGTTTTATGACGGGTTCACTAGTTTAATTGGCAATGATCCTAATTTAagtaacattaaaaaattttattatctcAAATCTTGTTTGACAGACAGTGCGGCAGCAGTAATTTCCTCTTTGGAGGTTACGAATGAAAATTATACGATTGCTTGGTCGATCTTAACAGATAGATTTCAGAATGATAAACTCATAGTACATTCTCATGTTCGGGCGTTATTTGAGTTATCCGTGATACAAAAAGAATCACCTTCTCAGCTGAGAAAACTGATTGATgag tggGAGAGGAATTGTGGAAAAATTAAAGTAACTAAAGAATACAGATAA